The following is a genomic window from Actinomadura sp. WMMB 499.
TTCAGGGCATGCTGCGCTGGTTGACCGCGGGGGAGTCCCATGGCCCGGCCCTCACCGCGATCGTGGAGGGCCTCCCGGCCGGTGTGCGCGTGACCTCGGCGGACATCGCCGAGGACCTGCGCCGCCGGCGGCTCGGGCACGGGCGGGGCGCCCGGATGAAGTTCGAGCAGGACGAGGTGCGGATCCTCGGCGGGGTCCGGCACGGGGCGACGCTCGGTGGCCCCGTCGCGATCGAGGTCGGCAACACCGAGTGGCCCAAGTGGGAGACGGTGATGTCCGCCGATCCCGTGGACGCCGACGTGCTCGCGGCGCAGGCGCGGAACGCGCCGCTGTCGCAGCCCCGGCCCGGCCACGCCGACCTCGTCGGCATGCAGAAGTACGGCTTCGACGACGCCCGTCCCGTCCTGGAGCGGGCGAGCGCGCGGGAGACCGCGGCGCGGGTCGCGCTCGGGACGGTCGCGAAGGCGTTCCTCAAACAGGCGCTCGGCGTGGACGTGCTGAGCCACGTGATCGCGCTCGGCGAGGTCGCGGCGCCGGACGGCGTCCTGCCCGAGCCCGGCGACCTGGCGGCGGTCGACGCAAGCCCGGTGCGGTGCTTCGACGACGCCGCGTCCGCGGCGATGGTCGCGCACATCGACGAGGTGAAGAAGGCCGGCGACACCCTCGGCGGCGTCGTGGAGGTGCTGGCCTACGGCCTGCCGCCCGGCCTCGGCAGCCACGTGCACTGGGACCGGCGGCTGGACTCCCGGCTGGCCGGGATCCTGATGGGCATCCAGGCGATCAAGGGCGTGGAGCTCGGCGACGGGTTCACCACCGCGCGGCGGCGCGGGTCGGGCGCGCACGACGAGATCGAGGGCACGGGCGCGGGGATCCGGCGGCGGACGAACCGGGCGGGCGGCGTCGAGGGCGGCATGACGACCGGCGAGCCGTTGCGCGTCCGCGCCGCGATGAAGCCGATCTCGACGGTGCCGCGCCGCCTCGACACCATCGACGTGAAGACCGGCGGGCCCGCCAAGGCGATCAACCAGCGCAGCGACGTGACCGCGGTGCCGGCCGCCGGGGTGGTCGCCGAGGCGATGGTGGCGCTGGTGCTGGCCGACGCGGCGGTGGAGAAGTTCGGCGGCGACTCCGCCGAGGAGACCGCCCGCAACCTGCGCGGATACCTGTCCTCCCTGGCCATCAAGTGAACGGGGCCTCCTCCATGACGCGACCCAAGGCCGTCCTGATCGGGGCGCCGGGCTCGGGCAAGACGACGATCGGGACGGCGCTCGCCGAGCGGCTCGGGGTGGCGCTGCGCGACACCGACGCCGACGCCGAGGCGGCGGCCGGCAAGCCGATCGGCGAGATCTTCATCGACGACGGCGAGGAGCGGTTCCGGGAGCTGGAGCGCGCGGCCGTCGCGGCGGCGCTGGCCGAGCACGACGGCGTCCTCGCGCTCGGCGGCGGCGCCGTCCTGGCCGCGCAGACGCGGGAGCTGCTCGCCGGGCACACGGTCGTCTACCTGCGGGTCGGTCTCGGCGAGGCGGTGAAGCGGGTCGGGCTGGCGGCGGCGCGGCCGCTGCTGGTGCTGAACCCGCGCAGCCAGATGCGCAAGCTGCTGGAGGAGCGGCTCCCGATCTACGAGCGGCTCGGGACGCTGCACGTCGACACCGACGGCCGGGAGCCCGCCGAGATCGTCGAGGAGATCGTGAAGGCGCTGGGGGCGGACGCGTGATCGAGCCGGCGCGGGTCCGCGTCGAAGGCGCCGACCCCTATGACGTCGTGATCGGGACGGGCGTGCTGTCCGAGCTGCCGGGTCTGGTCGGCGACCGTGTCCGGACGGTCGCGGTGGTGCACGCCGAGGGCCTGCCGGAGATCGCGCGGCCGGTGTGCGAGGCGCTGGAGAAGGCCGGGTACGCGGTGCACCCGCTGCCGGTGCCGGACGGCGAGGCGGCCAAGGAAGCCGGGGTCCTCGCCGGGCTGTGGTCGTCGTTCGCGCGGCTCGGCATGACCCGGACGGACGTGGTCGTCGGCGTCGGCGGCGGCGCGACCACCGACCTCGCCGGGTTCGCCGCCGCGTCGTGGCTGCGCGGCGTCCGGTGCGTGCTGGTGCCCACGACGCTGCTGGGCATGGTGGACGCGGCGGTCGGCGGCAAGACCGGCATCAACATCGCCGAGGGCAAGAACCTCGTGGGCGCGTTCCACCCGCCCGCCGGGGTGCTGTGCGACCTCGCGACGCTGGTGACGATGCCGCACGAGGACTACATCAGCGGCCTCGCCGAGATCGTCAAGGCCGGGTTCATCGCCGACCCCGCCATCCTCGACCTGGTGGAGGCCGACCCGCCCGGCGCCGCGTCCCCGGCCGGGCCGCACACCCGCGAGCTCGTCGAACGGGCCGTCCGGGTGAAGGCCGAGGTCGTCGGGGCGGACCTGAAGGAGTCCGGGTTGCGGGAGATCCTCAACTACGGCCACACGCTCGCGCACGCGATCGAGAAGGCCGAGGACTACCGCTTCCGGCACGGCCACGCCGTCGCGATCGGCATGGTGTACGCGGCGGAACTGGCGCGCCTCGCCGGCCGGCTGGACGTCGCGGACGTCGCGCGGCACCGGTCCGTGCTGACGTCGGTGGGGCTGCCGGTGGCGTACGCGGCGGACGCGTGGCCGGGGCTGCGCGCCACGATGACGATCGACAAGAAGTCGCGCGGCGCCACGCTGCGCTTCGTCGTGCTGGACGGCGTCGCGAAGCCCGGCCGGCTGGAGGGCCCGGACGAGGAGCTGCTCGCCGCCGCCTACCGGGAGGTCGCCCGATGACGCGGGTGCTGGTGCTGAACGGGCCCAACCTCGGGCGTCTCGGGACGCGCGAGCCCGACGTGTACGGCGCGACCACGTTCGAGGGCCTGGCCGCGCTGTGCCGCGACGCCGGGCGGCGGCTCGACCTGGACGTCGACGTCCGGCAGACCGACGACGAGGCGGAGCTGATCCGCTGGGTGCACGAGGCCGCCGACGAGCGGCTGCCGGTCGTGCTGAACCCGGCGGCGTTCACGCACTACTCCTACGCGCTGCGCGACGCCCTCGCGCAGCGGACGGCGCCGCTGGTGGAGGTGCACATCTCCAACCCGGCGGCCCGGGAGGAGTTCCGGCACACCTCCGTCGTGGCGGCCGTCGCGACCGGCACGATCGCCGGATTCGGGACGTTCTCGTACGTACTGGCTCTGCAAGCGATCGTGGAACTCCTCGCCGAGGACTCCTCCGAGCGGGGCTGACGCGGGATCAGGCCCCCTCGGCGGCCGCGCGGGTCATGGCCTTGAGCTCGGCGACGACGTCGTCGAGCGGACGGACGTCGCGGTGGGCGCGGCACAGGACGGTCGCGCCCTCGACGGCGGCGACGATCAGCCGGGCGAGGCTCGCCGCGCGCCCGTCCGGGACGCCCGCGTTGCCGAGCCCGGTGGCGAGGGTGTCCTCCCAGCGGCCGAAGACGGCCGCGGTCGCGGCGGTGAGCTGCGGCGCGTCGTCGTGGCATTCCACGGTGACGGCCAGGACCGGGCAGCCGGCCCGGAAGCCGCTGCGGATCAGCACCTGCCGCCACCAGCCGACGAAGGCGTCCACGGCGGACGCCGCGTCACCGCCCTCGGTGGCCGCGACGATCCCGGCGTTGAGGAACTCCCCGGCGTAGCGGACGGCCTCCTCGGCGAGCTGCGCCTTGCCCTCGGGGAAGTGGTGGTAGATCGATCCGCGCGGCGCGCCGCTGTGCGCGATGACGTCGCGGAATCCCGTGCCGCTGTAGCCGCGCTCGCGGAACAGGTAGGCGGCGCTGCGGACCATGCGCTCCCGGCTGTCGGACCCCATGCAGCGATTATGACATTCATCATAAGCTCTTCGCGTTGACCATGACGATCGTCATAGGAAATCGTCTGTATGTCGAACGTCATACTTGGCCGTAGGATGCGGGGACGTTGTTACCGGCCGGTAGCCCCGGATCCGGGCAGGGAGACAAGGAGACCCTCGTGATCGACCTCCAGCGTGACGGTGACGTGTTCGTCCTGCGGCTCGACGCCGGGGAGAACCGGTTCGGCCCCGACTTCCTCGGCGCGGTCGAGGGTGCGCTGGACACCGTCGCGAAGGCGGACGGGCCGCGCGCGCTCGTCACCGTCGGGACCGGCAAGTTCTTCTCCAACGGCCTCGACCTGGAATGGCTCGGCGCCAACGGCGACAGGTTCGAGGAGTACCTCGGCCGCGTCAACGGGCTGTACGCGCGGCTGCTCGAGCTGCCCGCGCCGACGGTCGCGGCGGTCAACGGGCACGCGTTCGCCGGCGGCGGGATGCTCGCGCTCGCGCACGACTTCGCCGTCATGCGCGCCGACCGCGGGTACTTCTGCCTGCCCGAGGTCGACCTCGGGATGAGCTTCACGCCCGGGATGAACGCGCTGATCACCGCCCGGTTGTCGGCGGCAACCGCGCACGAGGCGATGATCACCGGCCGCCGGTACACCGCCGAGCAGGCGATCGCCGCCGGGATCGTGCGGAGCGCGGCGGCCGAGGCGGAGGTGCTGCCCGCGGCCGTCGAGCTGGCGGCGTCCCTCGCGGGCAAGGACGGGAAGACCGTCGGGAAGATCCGCCGCGACATGTACCGTGCGACGCTCGCGGCGCTGCACGGGCCCGCGCTCGGCTGAGCGGCCGTCCCGGCCACCCCGGCACTGGGCGGGCGGAAGGCGGCGGGCTAGGTTGTGTTCGACTGGAATCGGATTCGGTAATTCGGGAACACGGGAAGGGGTGCCGATGCGCATCGGGATGGCCCTCAACTACGCGGGCGGTTTCAAAGAGACCGTCGAAGAGCTCGCCGACTACGAGAAGGCCGGGCTCGACATCGTCTACGTCGCCGAGGCCTACAGCTTCGACGCGGTCAGCCAGATGGGATTCATCGCCGCCAAGACCGAGCGGCTGGAGATCGCGTCCGGCATCCTCAACATCTACTCCCGCACGCCCACCGCGCTCGCGCAGACCGCGGCGGGCCTGGACTACGTCTCCGGCGGGCGGTTCACGCTCGGCATCGGCGCGTCCGGCCCGCAGGTCATCGAGGGCTTCCACGGTGTCCCCTACACCGCCCCGCTCGGCCGGACCCGGGAGATCATCGAGATCTGCCGCAAGGTCTGGCGGCGCGAGCGGCTCCAGCACGAGGGCAAGCACTACCAGCTGCCGTTGCCGGAGGGCCGGGGCACCGGCCTCGGCAAGCCGCTCAAGCTGATCAACCACCCGGTGCGGGAGAGCATCCCGATCATGGTGGCCGCGATCGGCCCGAAGAACGTCGAGCTGACCGCCGAGATCGCCAACGGCTGGGAGCCGATCTTCTACATGCCGGAGAAGGCCGCCGACGTGTGGGGCGGGTCCCTCGCCGCGGGCAAGGCCAAGCGCGACCCGTCCCTCGGCGACCTCGACGTCGTCGCGCAGGCCACGCTCGCGATCGGCGACGACGTCCAGGGCTACCTGGAGTTCGGCCGCCCGATGGCCGCGCTGTACATCGGCGGCATGGGCGCCAAGGGCAAGAACTTCTACAACGACCTCGCCCGCCGCTACGGCTTCGAGAAGGAGGCCGAGGAGATCCAGGACCTCTACCTGGACGGCAAGAAGGACGAGGCCGCCGCGAAGGTCCCGCAGGAACTGCTCGAGAAGATGTCGCTGATCGGCACCGAGGGCCACGTCCGCGAGCGGCTCGCCGCGATCAAGGAGTCCGGCGTCACCACCCTGAACGTCGCGCCGATCGCGGGCGACCACAAGGGCCGCCTCGCCCTGATCGAGAAGGTCCGGGAGATGGTCGCCGACGTGTGACGGACTCCCCCGGGGGCGCGGACGCGTCGCGCGCCCGCGCCCCGGGGACGTCCCCGGCCGGCGATGCTCTACAGTCCTGCCTATGGGGGAGACGCACACCGGACGTCGCCGCCGCCTGGCCGAACTCGCCGCCGCGCACGGCGCGGACGCGATGCTGGTCACCCGGCTCGTCAACGTCCGCTACCTGACCGGGCTCGCCAGCTCCAACGCCGCCGTGCTCGTCCCGGCGGGCGCGCCCGCCGTGCTGGCCACCGACAACCGGTACGCCGGGACGGCCGAGCGGATCGCCCCCGAGCTGCCGCTGGTCCGGGAGCGCAAGACGGCCGCCGCGCTCGTCGCGCGGGCTGCCGCGGACGGGCACGCTCGGCTCGGCTTCGAACCCCACGCCGTCACCGTCGAGCAGCACGCCACGCTGGACGAGCAGGCCCGCGCGGCCGGGATCGAGCTCGTGGCGGTGCACGGCCGCCCCGTCGAGGAACTGCGCCGGGTCAAGGACGAGGAGGAGATCGACCTCCTTCGGGAGGCCTGCGCGATCACCTGCCGCGCCTTCGACGCCGTGCTGCCCGCGATCGCGCCCGGCCGCACCGAACGGGAGATCGCCATCGCCCTCGAGCGCGCCATGGTCGACCTCGGCGCCGAGGGCCCCGCGTTCGCCTCGATCGTCGCGTCCGGTCCCAACGGGGCCGTCCCGCACCACCGCCCCGGCGACCGCGGGCTCGCGCGCGGCGACCTGCTCACCATGGACTTCGGCGCCCGCTACGGCGGCTACCACGCCGACATGACCCGCACCGTCGCGATCGGCGAGCCGGCCGGCTGGCAGCGCGACCTGTACGACCTCGTGCACCGCGCCCAGCGCGCCGGGATCGGCGCCGCCCGTCCGGGCGCCGAGACCAAGGCCGTGGACGCCGCCGCCCGCGACGTCGTCAAGGCGGCCGGGCACGGCGACGACTTCACCCACGGGCTCGGGCACGGCGTGGGCCTGGAGATCCACGAGGCGCCGCTCATGGGGTACGACGAGACCGGTAAGCTGATGGACCGAGTTCCGATCACCGCAGAGCCGGGGGTCTACCTCGCGGGCCGCGGCGGGGTCCGCATCGAGGACACGTTGGTGGTCCGTGCGGACGGCCCGGAGCTCCTCACGACGACGACCAAGGACCTGCTCGTTCTCTAGCGAGTCTTCGAGCGCGGGTCCGCGACCGGGAGAACTACGCAGTGGCGACGACGAACGACCTGAAGAACGGCATGACGCTGAACCTCGACGGCGGACTGTGGACCGTCCTGGAATTCCAGCACGTCAAGCCCGGCAAGGGCGGCGCGTTCGTCCGCACCAAGCTCAAGAACGTGCTGTCGGGCAAGGTCGTGGACAAGACCTTCAACGCCGGCACCAAGGTCGAGGTGGCCAGCGTCGACAAGCGGGAGATGCAGTACCTCTACCGCGAGGGCGACGACTTCGTGTTCATGGACACCGAGACCTACGAGCAGCCGCAGATCCCCGGCGCCGTGGTCGGCACCGCCGCGAACTACCTGCTCCCCGAGCAGAACGCGGTCATCGCCTTCAACAACGAGAACCCCCTGTACGTCGAGCTGCCCGCCGCCGTCGTGCTGCAGATCACCGAGACCGAGCCGGGCCTGCAGGGCGACCGCTCCACCGGCGGCAGCAAGCCCGCCACGCTGGAGACCGGCGCCCAGATCCAGGTCCCGCTGTTCATCACCACCGGCGAGAAGGTCAAGGTCGACACCCGCTCCGGCGACTACCTCGGCCGCGGCTGACGTCCGCCGGCGAGCGGAGCGAGAGCGAGACACATGAGCGCGCGCACCAAGGCGCGGAAGCTGGCGCTGGACATCCTGTTCGCGGCCGAACTCCGCGAGGAGGAGCCGACGGCGGTGCTGGCCGCCCGCGGCCGTCCCAACCAGGACGAGCTGGCGGAGTACCCGCACGCCGTGCGGCTGATCGAGGGCGTCCAGGAGCGCCGCGAGCGGATCGACGAGCTGCTCGCCACCTACGCCACCGGGTGGACGCTGGAGCGGATGCCCGTCGTCGACCGCAACATTCTGCGGATGGGCGTCTTCGAGCTGCTGTGGGTGGACGACGTCCCGGACGGCGTGGCGGTCAGCGAGGCCGTCGGGCTGGCCACCGAGCTGTCCACGGACGAGTCGCCGCGGTTCGTCAACGGGCTGCTGTCGCGCCTGCAGCAGCTGAAGCCGTCCCTGGCGATCTAGGCCGGAGCGATCCGGGCCGGGGCGATCGGGTCCGGCGGCGGTCCGGGCCCGCGTCCCCGGCCCCCCGCGAGCCCGCGGACGGCTAGGGTGGGGTGCGATGAGCGACGTTAAGGGAGTGTCCGTGTCCGGCCGGCAACCGAAGCGGGCACGGGGCGGCGGGCGCGTGCGCAACGCCGTGCTGTGGGAGGCGCTGCGCGCGGTCCTGGAGCGGATCACACCGGAGGCCGGGGCGAGCGACATCGTCGACGTCGGCGGCGGCACCGGCGGCTTCGCGGTGCCGCTCGCCGAACTCGGCCACCGGGTCACCGTCGTCGACGCCAACCCCGACTCGCTCGCCGCGCTCGAGCGCCGCGCCGCCGAGGCGGGGGTGCGGGTCCGCGCCGTCCAGGGCGACGCCGTCGACCTGCCCGACCTGCTCGGACCGGCCGCGGCCGACCTCGTGCTGTGCCACAGCGTGCTGGAGTACGTGGACGACCCCGCGGCGGCGATGGCCGCGCTCACCGCGACCGTCCGTCCCGGCGGGTCGGTCAGCCTGCTGGCGGCCGGGCAGCTGGCCGCCGCGCTGTCCCGCGCGGTCGGCGGGCACTTCGACGACGCGCGGCGGGTGCTCATGGACGTGGCCGGACGGTGGGGCGACGCCGACCGGACGCCCCGCCGGTTCACCCGCGAGACGCTGACGGCGCTCGCGCAGGGCGCGGGCCTGCGGGTCGCCGAGCTGCACGGCGTCCGGATCTTCGCCGACCTGGTGCCGGGCGGGATCTCCGACGGCGACAGCGACTCCGCCGAGGCGCTGCTCGCGCTCGAGTCCGTCGCGGCCGTCCATCCGGTCCTGCGCGACCTGGCCGCCCAGCTGCACCTGGTCGCCGACCGGCCGGCGGCCTGAGCCGTCCCGTGAGCCGCCCGGTGAGCCGTCCTGTGAGCAGCGTCCGTGGGCCGCGTCCGTGAGCCGCAAGCAGCAGCTCCACCGGCCGGGCCCGCAGCCGGGCCCGCCCGCCGACGACACCGGCTGCGCGATCCTGCACGTCGACATGGACGCGTTCTTCGTCAGCGTCGAGCTGCTGGAGCGCCCCGAACTGCGCGGCCGTCCGGTGATCGTGGGCGGCGCGGGCGCGCGGGGGGTCGTGTCGGCGGCGTCCTACGAGGCGCGCGAGTACGGCGTCCACTCGGCGATGCCGATGACGCGCGCGCGGCGGCTGTGCCCGCGCGCGGTCGTCCTGCCGGTGAGCCACGGCAAGTACTCCCGCGTGTCGGCGTCGGTGTTCGAGCTGTTCCGCTCGATCACGCCGCTGGTGGAACCGCTGTCGCTGGACGAGGCGTTCCTGGACGTCGCGGGCGCCGTGCGGCGGCTCGGCCGGCCCGCGGAGATCGCCCGGAGCATCCGCGAGCAGGTCCGCGCCCAGCAGGGCATCACCTGCTCGGTGGGCGTGGCGAGCACCAAGTTCGTGGCCAAGCTCGCCTCCACCCGCTGCAAGCCCGACGGGCTGCTCGTCGTGCCCGCCGGCGGCGCCGTCGAGTTCCTGCATCCGCTGCCTGTGGCGTCCCTGTGGGGCGTGGGGGAGCGGACCGAGCAGGCGCTGGCCCGGCTCGGCCTGCGGACGGTCGGGCAGCTCGCCCAGGTGCCCGTCGCGACGCTCCAGCGGGAGCTGGGCAACGCGCTGGGCGCGCACCTGCACGAGCTGGCGTGGGGCCGCGACCCGCGCGACGTCGTCGCGCACACGCCCGACAAGAGCATCGGCGCCGAGGAGACGTTCGAGACCGACGTCGACGATCCCGAGGTGATCCGCCGGGAACTGCTGCGGCTGTCCGAGCGGGTCGGCGAGCGGCTCCGCGCGGGCGGGAACGCGGGACGCACCGTGAGCGTCAAACTGCGGATGGCGAACTTCAAGACGATCACCCGGGCACGGACCCTCGCCGAACCCACCGATCTCGCTCGTGTGATCTATATCACAGCGTGCGAGCTCTATGAGGGGGCGGGGCTGGAACGGGTACGTCTCCGACTGGTCGGGGTGCGGGTGGAGAACCTGGGCCCCGCCGGCGAGGCCCCCCGTCAGCTCGCCCTCGACGAACCGGAGAGCGGTTGGCGTGAGGCCGAGCGAGCCATGGACCAGGTCGCACACCGGTTCGGCCGCGGCGCGGTCCGCCCCGCCGCGCTCGTCCGGCGTGCGGAGGACGGTGACGGACGTGACGGTGGTGACGGGAGACGATGAAAGAACACGGTGAAGTGTCCGAACAGCCCCGTACGGCGGGCCGTTCGCTTTCGTCCGCCCGCCAGTGCTCGTATTCTGGGCATATCACCGTTGACGTTCCCGTCCTGCACCGGATACCCCGTCGCGGGGCTGTCGTTGGGAGGCGCCGTGCCGCTGTCTGAGCACGAGCAGCGCATGCTCGAACAGATCGAGCAGCAGCTGTACGCCGAGGATCCGAAATTCGCGCACGCGGTCCGCTCGACCAACCCGCAGGTCCACTACAAGCGGCGGGTCGTCAAGTCGGCCGTCGGTTTCGTGGTGGGCGTCGGAGTGCTGATGGCCGGGCTCGTGATCAACGCGGGCGCGGTCACCATCGCGATCAGCGTGACCGGGTTCCTGCTCATGCTGGCCTCCTCCTTGTGGGCCCTCACGAGCTGGAAGCGGATGGCCGGCATCGGCGAGGAACCCGCGCCACAGGGCGGTCAGGGGCGGCAGGGCCGCCAGGGCCGGCAAGGGCGGCAGGGACGCGCGGAGCGCCAGGACCGGCCGAAGGGGACCTTCATGGAGCGCATGGAGGAACGCTGGCGCCGCCGCACCGAAGGCGACGTCTGATCTCCCACCGGAGAACTTCCGGCCGCGACTCACCGAACCCGGG
Proteins encoded in this region:
- the efp gene encoding elongation factor P; this encodes MATTNDLKNGMTLNLDGGLWTVLEFQHVKPGKGGAFVRTKLKNVLSGKVVDKTFNAGTKVEVASVDKREMQYLYREGDDFVFMDTETYEQPQIPGAVVGTAANYLLPEQNAVIAFNNENPLYVELPAAVVLQITETEPGLQGDRSTGGSKPATLETGAQIQVPLFITTGEKVKVDTRSGDYLGRG
- the nusB gene encoding transcription antitermination factor NusB, encoding MSARTKARKLALDILFAAELREEEPTAVLAARGRPNQDELAEYPHAVRLIEGVQERRERIDELLATYATGWTLERMPVVDRNILRMGVFELLWVDDVPDGVAVSEAVGLATELSTDESPRFVNGLLSRLQQLKPSLAI
- the aroC gene encoding chorismate synthase gives rise to the protein MLRWLTAGESHGPALTAIVEGLPAGVRVTSADIAEDLRRRRLGHGRGARMKFEQDEVRILGGVRHGATLGGPVAIEVGNTEWPKWETVMSADPVDADVLAAQARNAPLSQPRPGHADLVGMQKYGFDDARPVLERASARETAARVALGTVAKAFLKQALGVDVLSHVIALGEVAAPDGVLPEPGDLAAVDASPVRCFDDAASAAMVAHIDEVKKAGDTLGGVVEVLAYGLPPGLGSHVHWDRRLDSRLAGILMGIQAIKGVELGDGFTTARRRGSGAHDEIEGTGAGIRRRTNRAGGVEGGMTTGEPLRVRAAMKPISTVPRRLDTIDVKTGGPAKAINQRSDVTAVPAAGVVAEAMVALVLADAAVEKFGGDSAEETARNLRGYLSSLAIK
- the aroQ gene encoding type II 3-dehydroquinate dehydratase; its protein translation is MTRVLVLNGPNLGRLGTREPDVYGATTFEGLAALCRDAGRRLDLDVDVRQTDDEAELIRWVHEAADERLPVVLNPAAFTHYSYALRDALAQRTAPLVEVHISNPAAREEFRHTSVVAAVATGTIAGFGTFSYVLALQAIVELLAEDSSERG
- the aroB gene encoding 3-dehydroquinate synthase; its protein translation is MEPARVRVEGADPYDVVIGTGVLSELPGLVGDRVRTVAVVHAEGLPEIARPVCEALEKAGYAVHPLPVPDGEAAKEAGVLAGLWSSFARLGMTRTDVVVGVGGGATTDLAGFAAASWLRGVRCVLVPTTLLGMVDAAVGGKTGINIAEGKNLVGAFHPPAGVLCDLATLVTMPHEDYISGLAEIVKAGFIADPAILDLVEADPPGAASPAGPHTRELVERAVRVKAEVVGADLKESGLREILNYGHTLAHAIEKAEDYRFRHGHAVAIGMVYAAELARLAGRLDVADVARHRSVLTSVGLPVAYAADAWPGLRATMTIDKKSRGATLRFVVLDGVAKPGRLEGPDEELLAAAYREVAR
- a CDS encoding Xaa-Pro peptidase family protein, whose product is MGETHTGRRRRLAELAAAHGADAMLVTRLVNVRYLTGLASSNAAVLVPAGAPAVLATDNRYAGTAERIAPELPLVRERKTAAALVARAAADGHARLGFEPHAVTVEQHATLDEQARAAGIELVAVHGRPVEELRRVKDEEEIDLLREACAITCRAFDAVLPAIAPGRTEREIAIALERAMVDLGAEGPAFASIVASGPNGAVPHHRPGDRGLARGDLLTMDFGARYGGYHADMTRTVAIGEPAGWQRDLYDLVHRAQRAGIGAARPGAETKAVDAAARDVVKAAGHGDDFTHGLGHGVGLEIHEAPLMGYDETGKLMDRVPITAEPGVYLAGRGGVRIEDTLVVRADGPELLTTTTKDLLVL
- a CDS encoding DUF3040 domain-containing protein gives rise to the protein MPLSEHEQRMLEQIEQQLYAEDPKFAHAVRSTNPQVHYKRRVVKSAVGFVVGVGVLMAGLVINAGAVTIAISVTGFLLMLASSLWALTSWKRMAGIGEEPAPQGGQGRQGRQGRQGRQGRAERQDRPKGTFMERMEERWRRRTEGDV
- a CDS encoding shikimate kinase: MTRPKAVLIGAPGSGKTTIGTALAERLGVALRDTDADAEAAAGKPIGEIFIDDGEERFRELERAAVAAALAEHDGVLALGGGAVLAAQTRELLAGHTVVYLRVGLGEAVKRVGLAAARPLLVLNPRSQMRKLLEERLPIYERLGTLHVDTDGREPAEIVEEIVKALGADA
- a CDS encoding TetR/AcrR family transcriptional regulator — protein: MGSDSRERMVRSAAYLFRERGYSGTGFRDVIAHSGAPRGSIYHHFPEGKAQLAEEAVRYAGEFLNAGIVAATEGGDAASAVDAFVGWWRQVLIRSGFRAGCPVLAVTVECHDDAPQLTAATAAVFGRWEDTLATGLGNAGVPDGRAASLARLIVAAVEGATVLCRAHRDVRPLDDVVAELKAMTRAAAEGA
- a CDS encoding LLM class F420-dependent oxidoreductase, whose amino-acid sequence is MRIGMALNYAGGFKETVEELADYEKAGLDIVYVAEAYSFDAVSQMGFIAAKTERLEIASGILNIYSRTPTALAQTAAGLDYVSGGRFTLGIGASGPQVIEGFHGVPYTAPLGRTREIIEICRKVWRRERLQHEGKHYQLPLPEGRGTGLGKPLKLINHPVRESIPIMVAAIGPKNVELTAEIANGWEPIFYMPEKAADVWGGSLAAGKAKRDPSLGDLDVVAQATLAIGDDVQGYLEFGRPMAALYIGGMGAKGKNFYNDLARRYGFEKEAEEIQDLYLDGKKDEAAAKVPQELLEKMSLIGTEGHVRERLAAIKESGVTTLNVAPIAGDHKGRLALIEKVREMVADV
- a CDS encoding enoyl-CoA hydratase-related protein — translated: MIDLQRDGDVFVLRLDAGENRFGPDFLGAVEGALDTVAKADGPRALVTVGTGKFFSNGLDLEWLGANGDRFEEYLGRVNGLYARLLELPAPTVAAVNGHAFAGGGMLALAHDFAVMRADRGYFCLPEVDLGMSFTPGMNALITARLSAATAHEAMITGRRYTAEQAIAAGIVRSAAAEAEVLPAAVELAASLAGKDGKTVGKIRRDMYRATLAALHGPALG
- a CDS encoding DNA polymerase IV codes for the protein MSRKQQLHRPGPQPGPPADDTGCAILHVDMDAFFVSVELLERPELRGRPVIVGGAGARGVVSAASYEAREYGVHSAMPMTRARRLCPRAVVLPVSHGKYSRVSASVFELFRSITPLVEPLSLDEAFLDVAGAVRRLGRPAEIARSIREQVRAQQGITCSVGVASTKFVAKLASTRCKPDGLLVVPAGGAVEFLHPLPVASLWGVGERTEQALARLGLRTVGQLAQVPVATLQRELGNALGAHLHELAWGRDPRDVVAHTPDKSIGAEETFETDVDDPEVIRRELLRLSERVGERLRAGGNAGRTVSVKLRMANFKTITRARTLAEPTDLARVIYITACELYEGAGLERVRLRLVGVRVENLGPAGEAPRQLALDEPESGWREAERAMDQVAHRFGRGAVRPAALVRRAEDGDGRDGGDGRR
- a CDS encoding bifunctional 2-polyprenyl-6-hydroxyphenol methylase/3-demethylubiquinol 3-O-methyltransferase UbiG, giving the protein MSVSGRQPKRARGGGRVRNAVLWEALRAVLERITPEAGASDIVDVGGGTGGFAVPLAELGHRVTVVDANPDSLAALERRAAEAGVRVRAVQGDAVDLPDLLGPAAADLVLCHSVLEYVDDPAAAMAALTATVRPGGSVSLLAAGQLAAALSRAVGGHFDDARRVLMDVAGRWGDADRTPRRFTRETLTALAQGAGLRVAELHGVRIFADLVPGGISDGDSDSAEALLALESVAAVHPVLRDLAAQLHLVADRPAA